The segment CGCGACACGGTCCACGACCAGGTCGAGCGCGCCGTCGCGGGCGGAGCCGACCTCCTCGCCGGCGGGCAGCCGCTCGACGGTGCCGGGTTTTACTACCCGCCGACGGTCCTCGGGGGCGTCGAGCGCGGGACGGTCGCCTTCGAGGAGGAAATCTTCGGCCCCGTCGCCTCGCTCGTCGTGGCAGCGGACGCAGACGAGGCGGTCGACCTCGCCAATGACACCACCTTCGGCCTCGGCGGGGCGGTCTTCACCGAGGACGCGGCGAAGGGCGAAGCGATTGCGCGGCGGCTCGACTGCGGCTGCGCCTTCGTCAACGACCTCGTTAAGAGCCACCCGCACCTGCCCTTCGGCGGTATCAAAGACAGCGGCTACGGGCGCGAGCTATCGAAGCTGGGCATCCGCGCCTTCGTCAACGCCAAGACGCTGTGGGTGACGTGACGAGCTACAAATGTCGAGTGATGAATGGTAGTTTGCGCCCTCCAGCTTTCGCTTCCCAACGTCTCGACCCGATGAGCCCCTTCCTCATTCCCATCGTCGCCATCATCGCGTGGGCCGTCGTTCAGGTAACGCGCAACCGGGCGAAGGGCGGTCCAGCCCTGGCCGAACTCGACGCGCTCCGGCAGCGGCTCGATGCGTCGGAGGCGGAGCGCGAGCGGCTCACCGCACGCATCCAGAACCTCGAAGCGATCGTGACGACGGAGACGTTCGACCTCCTGAAGCAGGACCCGGAGGCAGCGAAGGCACGGCTCGATCTGCCGGACGACCCGGAGCCGCTGCCCGAGGAAGAAGCCGCCCGCCTCGCCAAGCGGATGCGGTCGTGAGCACCCTGGCGTGCCGTGCAAGGTGAAGGCCGGTGCCAGCCAGGACGGTCGGGCGACCACATGGGATCGCCCCTACGAGTGCCCGTTCCTGGCATCCCGCCATACTCAATCCTCCGATCTCTCCATCTTCCGATCTCCCGATGATCCTCACCTTCTGGGGCGCCGCCCAAACCGTCACCGGCTCGATGCACCTCGTCGAACTGGAAAGCGGCCACACCCTGCTGCTCGACTGCGGGCTCTTCCAGGGCCGCCGCGCCGAAGCCAAAGCCATCAACGGCACCTTCCCCGCCGAGCCGGCGGAGATCGACGCCGTGCTCCTCTCGCACGCGCACATCGACCACGCGGGGATGCTGCCCGGGCTCTACCGCGCCGGCTTCCGGGGCTGCGTCTACGCCACCCACGCCACGCGCGACCTGTGCGCGCTGATGCTCCTCGACAGCGCCCACATTCAGGAGAAAGACGCCCGCTTCTTCAACAAGAGCATTCGCAAGAAAGACGAGGCGCGAGTCGAGCCGCTCTACACCAAAGACGACGCCGAGGGCGTGCTGAACCTCTTCGTCGGCGTCGGCTACCGGCGGCCGTTCCACCCGGTTGCGGGCTGCGAGGTCGAGTACCGCGACGCGGGCCACATCCTCGGCTCGGCGACGATGACGCTGACGGTCACCGAGGGCGGACGGCAGAAGCGGCTCGGCTTCACCGGCGACCTCGGCAACCCCGGCCGACCCATCCTCCGCGACCCGCAGCCGATGCTGCCGTGCGACTGGCTGATCTCGGAATCGACCTACGGCGGTAAGACGCACGAGCCGGCCGGCAAGGCGAAAGACGAACTCGCCGACGTGGTCAGCCGGACGGCCGGGCGCGGCGGCAAGGTCATCATCCCCGCCTTCGCCGTCGGGCGGACGCAGGAGCTGGTCTACGCCCTCGACCAACTCTGGAACGAGGACTGGATTCCGCACATCCCCGTCTTCGTCGACAGCCCGCTCGCGGTCAATGTCACCGGCGTCTTCCAGACCCACCCCGAGTGCTACGACCGCGAGCTGCACGAGTACCTCCTCACCGACGACGACCCGTTCGGGTTCGAGCGCCTGGAGTACGTCCGCAAAGCCGAGCGCTCGAAGGAACTGAACGGCATGCGCGTCCCGATGGTGATTATTTCCGCGAGCGGGATGGCCGAGCACGGGCGCATCCTCCACCACCTCCGCAACAACGTCGAGGACCCGAAGAGCACGGTGATGATCGTCGGCTACCAGGCCGAGCACACCCTCGGCAAGCGGCTCGTCGAGCGCCGGGAGGAGGTCAAGATCTTCGGCCGGCCGCACCGGCTGAGGGCCGAGGTCGCCGTGATGAACTACTTCTCCGCCCACGCCGACGAGCCCGGCCTCGTGCGCTTCATCGGCGCGCTCGACCAAGACCGGCTCCAGACCGTCTTCCTCGTCCACGGCGACCCCGAACGCCAGCAGAAGCTCGAAGCCGCGCTAGGAAATGCTGGAATCATCGCCGTCGAGAACCCAGCGCGCGGCGAGTCGGTGACGCTTTAATGCTCGGCGCGGAGGCCGAAGAGGAGGGTGCGCGGCAGGCCGGGTCGCGTCCCGCCAGACGGTGCGCGCCTACGGCTGGAAGTCTCGCAGTTGGAAGCCTCGCGGCACGCCTCACTTCGGGAAGCCTATGACATCAGATCCCGCCAAGACGGCGCGAGCCGCGAAGCCGACTTGGATACGTAGCGCCTCCCCTTCTTCCATGCGTAGGGCGACCAGGCCATGCATGGTCGCCCACACCACCTTGGCGACCCTGCTGATCTGCTCGTCACTGATCTGCTCGTTGGAGGCATCCTTTGACATAGCGCTGCGCACCGCGCGCTCCAGTAACTGCAGTGACCGGAGACGTGCTTCGCACAGAGCCGGATTCTCTTGGTTCAGCAACTCGTCTCGGAACATGATGGCGGCCATACCGGGATGTCGGCGTCCGTGGTAGACGTAGGCCTCGCACAACCCGATCACCTGCTCGATGGGTGGCGTGTCTTGGCTGAGTACGTTCTCGAAGTCCGAGGCCAGTAGCTCGAAGCCTGCCGTAGCGATGGTTGTGAGTAGACCGGCCACGTTCCCAAAATGGTGGGACGGGGCTGCCGCCGCGACGTCGGCACGGCGCGCCACCTCGCGTAAGCTAAAGCCTGACACACCACGCTCGTCCAGCAGTTCGATGGCATTGGCTACGAGCACACGCGGCAGATCGCCGTGATGGTAGGACGCTCGCGCCCTGGCCCGTGGCTGCTTTGAGTCGGGTTCATGCACGTAGACGCTCCGGCTCTTGACTAATTTGATCGGTGTTCATATATTGGGATTTGTCTATCTGATCGATGATCAGATAGGCGTTCTGCCGAACCAAGGTACTCACCAACTAACTCTCGTCATGAGGCGCGCTCTTCAGATCACCATGCTCGTCGTAGCCGCTGTGCCGCTGGCGCTCGGCACGATGTCTTTCGTTTTCGGCGCAGGGCAGTTCCTGCCTCCCGAACAGGTCACGGCCTCCCTCGATAACCAAATCCGGTTCTACGCGGTCTGGTTCACTGTGGTCTTTTTCCTCACGATCTGGTGCGTGCGCAACCTGGATATTGCAGGCCCTGTGATGCGCATCATGTTCATCACGATGGCGTTGGGCGGTGTGGCTCGTCTGTTCTCGATAAGTCAGATGGGCCTGCCGGATCCTCCTATGATCGGAGCCGCTGTCGTGGAGATCGGAGTGCTAGCGTTCATTCCGTGGCATGCCGCCGTGCTGAGGCGACGTCCCGAATAGGCGAGGTCCCCGGGACCAGCGGAGCAGCTTCGTGGAGCACTCCTGCGGGTAAGGAACAGGGGTCGTGCAGGCTCCGCCCGTCCCACGTGGTTGCGCAGCGAACTGAGCGCGCCTAAAGCTCGGCGCGGAGGCCGAAGAGGAGGGTGCGGGGGAGGCCGGGGCGGAGGCCGGCCGGGCGGC is part of the Bacteroidota bacterium genome and harbors:
- a CDS encoding MBL fold metallo-hydrolase; translation: MILTFWGAAQTVTGSMHLVELESGHTLLLDCGLFQGRRAEAKAINGTFPAEPAEIDAVLLSHAHIDHAGMLPGLYRAGFRGCVYATHATRDLCALMLLDSAHIQEKDARFFNKSIRKKDEARVEPLYTKDDAEGVLNLFVGVGYRRPFHPVAGCEVEYRDAGHILGSATMTLTVTEGGRQKRLGFTGDLGNPGRPILRDPQPMLPCDWLISESTYGGKTHEPAGKAKDELADVVSRTAGRGGKVIIPAFAVGRTQELVYALDQLWNEDWIPHIPVFVDSPLAVNVTGVFQTHPECYDRELHEYLLTDDDPFGFERLEYVRKAERSKELNGMRVPMVIISASGMAEHGRILHHLRNNVEDPKSTVMIVGYQAEHTLGKRLVERREEVKIFGRPHRLRAEVAVMNYFSAHADEPGLVRFIGALDQDRLQTVFLVHGDPERQQKLEAALGNAGIIAVENPARGESVTL
- a CDS encoding TetR/AcrR family transcriptional regulator, with the translated sequence MLVANAIELLDERGVSGFSLREVARRADVAAAAPSHHFGNVAGLLTTIATAGFELLASDFENVLSQDTPPIEQVIGLCEAYVYHGRRHPGMAAIMFRDELLNQENPALCEARLRSLQLLERAVRSAMSKDASNEQISDEQISRVAKVVWATMHGLVALRMEEGEALRIQVGFAARAVLAGSDVIGFPK
- a CDS encoding DUF4345 domain-containing protein, which codes for MTNLIGVHILGFVYLIDDQIGVLPNQGTHQLTLVMRRALQITMLVVAAVPLALGTMSFVFGAGQFLPPEQVTASLDNQIRFYAVWFTVVFFLTIWCVRNLDIAGPVMRIMFITMALGGVARLFSISQMGLPDPPMIGAAVVEIGVLAFIPWHAAVLRRRPE